From a region of the Odontesthes bonariensis isolate fOdoBon6 chromosome 4, fOdoBon6.hap1, whole genome shotgun sequence genome:
- the ptp4a1 gene encoding protein tyrosine phosphatase type IVA 1, whose amino-acid sequence MARMNRPAPVEITYKNMRFLITHNPTNATLNKFIEELKKYGVTTVVRVCEATYDSTLVVKEGIQVLDWPFDDGAPPSNQIVDDWLNLLKLKFREEPGCCIAVHCVAGLGRAPVLVALALIECGMKYEDAVQFIRQKRRGAFNSKQLFYLEKYRPKMRLRFKDSNGHRNNCCIQ is encoded by the exons ATGGCTCGAATGAACAGACCGGCCCCTGTTGAAATCACCTACAAAAATATGAGGTTTCTCATTACCCACAATCCCACCAACGCCACCCTGAACAAGTTCATCGAG GAGTTGAAGAAGTATGGTGTCACCACTGTGGTGAGAGTTTGTGAGGCCACTTATGATTCCACCCTGGTGGTGAAAGAAGGAATCCAGGTTCTG GATTGGCCGTTTGACGACGGAGCTCCTCCCTCCAACCAGATTGTGGATGATTGGCTAAACCTACTAAAGCTGAAGTTCAGGGAggagcctggctgctgcatcgCTGTCCATTGCGTGGCAGGGCTGGGGAG AGCTCCTGTCCTGGTGGCGCTTGCATTAATAGAATGTGGGATGAAATACGAAGATGCTGTCCAGTTCATTCGACA GAAGCGTCGAGGAGCGTTCAATAGTAAGCAGCTGTTCTACCTGGAGAAATATCGTCCAAAGATGCGCCTGCGCTTCAAAGATTCCAACGGCCATCGCAATAACTGCTGCATCCAGTAG
- the lgsn gene encoding lengsin: MEEPVDGEDWTSVASSQSRVVFGETGVSQQTMEELKTVLRDSLLLRGRDDGKLGSPYTYLHGNNRSSGGGPGEKQGEGNPHRAFSTFKPQSDASRRGARSRNNTSIQLPSNMDSSSSFRSAANTNRLPGVRTFAHTSGSSWRGTGDSCPDSSNETVEFSGNQRFIATMEQIKQQIARENINFVRFEATDLHGVSRSKIVPVRFFHEKAAYGVPMPRSYLELTLSPQSNEVDHASTANFSSDVLLIPDLSTFKVLPWAEQTARVICDPCTVTGSPLRTSPRLIAKQILGQLQSLGFCLHSSFTYECCVLGAPDRIGPKTLLFPATTLLSNHDLPFFQQLVDGMYCMGADIDSIASATGPGQMEINLRPEFGIAAADSAFTLRTSIKEMARKYSYIASFFTDDGLYNAGVLCHSLWDANGRRSLFSSSEKAGELSEIGRKWLAGLLTHSASLSCLMSPGLSCRSHIAKTIKDPKRVLYATCGSNDNSSSFNIKCHGGRETHIDNKLGSAMANPYIVLAATVAAGLDGIRRNLSIESSLNKAPSQQKEFTIPVKLDDALEALGEDHVICSALGEPFVQYFIAMKKFEIETQELDDDRNKCLEYFI; encoded by the exons ATGGAAGAACCTGTTGATGGGGAGGACTGGACAAGCGTGGCATCGTCTCAGTCCAGGGTGGTCTTTGGTGAGACGGGTGTCTCCCAGCAGACCATGGAGGAACTGAAGACCGTCCTGAGGGACAGTCTGCTGCTAAGAGGAAGAGATGATGGGAAACTAGGGAGTCCCTACACATACCTCCACGGGAACAACCGTAGTAGTGGTGGAGGACCAGGCGAGAAGCAGGGTGAAGGAAACCCTCACAGGGCATTCAGCACCTTCAAACCTCAATCTGATGCTTCCAGAAGGGGGGCCAGGTCCAGAAATAACACATCCATTCAGCTGCCATCCAATATGGATTCATCCAGCTCATTCAGGTCTGCTGCCAACACAAATAGGCTGCCTGGAGTCAGGACATTTGCACATACAAGCGGCAGCTCCTGGAGAGGGACTGGAGATTCTTGTCCAG ATTCTTCAAACGAAACTGTTGAGTTCTCTGGGAACCAGAGGTTCATTGCAACAATGGAGCAGATTAAGCAGCAGATTGCACGAGAAAACATCAACTTTGTCCGCTTTGAAGCCACTGATCTTCATGGGGTGTCAAGATCCAAGATTGTGCCTGTTCGCTTCTTCCAT GAGAAAGCAGCATATGGGGTACCGATGCCAAGAAGCTACTTAGAGCTGACCCTGAGCCCCCAGAGCAATGAAGTGGACCACGCCAGCACAGCAAACTTCAGCAGTGATGTCCTTCTGATCCCTGACCTCTCAACCTTCAAAGTCTTACCTTGGGCTGAGCAGACAGCACGGGTCATCTGCGACCCATGCACTGTAACAGGGAGCCCCCTCCGCACCTCACCTCGTCTCATTGCAAAGCAAATCCTTGGCCAGCTCCAAAGCCTGGGATTCTGCCTGCACTCATCCTTCACTTATGAATGCTGTGTCCTGGGTGCCCCTGATCGGATTGGACCAAAGACACTGCTGTTCCCTGCCACTACCCTTCTCAGCAACCATGACCTGCCTTTcttccagcagctagtagatGGCATGTATTGTATGGGCGCAGACATAGACAGCATTGCCTCTGCAACAGGCCCTGGCCAGATGGAGATTAACTTGAGGCCAGAGTTTGGGATTGCTGCAGCTGACAGTGCTTTCACTTTGCGCACTAGCATCAAAGAAATGGCTCGCAAATACAGCTACATTGCCAGCTTCTTCACCGATGATGGTCTGTACAATGCTGGAGTGCTCTGTCATAGTCTGTGGGATGCTAATGGGCGACGTAGCCTCTTTTCCAGTTCTGAGAAGGCAGGTGAGCTTTCTGAGATTGGCAGAAAATGGCTGGCTGGGCTTCTCACCCACTCTGCTTCCCTGAGTTGCCTGATGTCACCCGGCCTTAGCTGTCGGAGCCACATTGCCAAGACGATCAAAGACCCCAAACGAGTGCTGTATGCCACCTGCGGCAGCAATGACAATAGCAGCTCTTTTAACATCAAGTGTCATGGTGGGAGGGAGACACACATCGACAACAAGCTTGGCTCAGCCATGGCCAATCCTTACATTGTACTGGCTGCTACTGTGGCTGCAGGGCTGGACGGTATCAGGAGAAACCTGAGCATTGAGAGCAGTCTGAACAAAGCTCCCAGCCAACAGAAGGAGTTCACCATTCCAGTGAAGCTTGATGATGCTCTGGAGGCATTGGGGGAGGATCATGTCATATGCAGCGCCCTTGGAGAACCTTTTGTTCAGTATTTCATTGCCATGAAAAAGTTTGAGATTGAGACCCAGGAACTGGATGATGACAGGAACAAATGCCTTGAGTATTtcatataa